A genomic stretch from Centroberyx gerrardi isolate f3 chromosome 10, fCenGer3.hap1.cur.20231027, whole genome shotgun sequence includes:
- the LOC139933297 gene encoding GDP-Man:Man(3)GlcNAc(2)-PP-Dol alpha-1,2-mannosyltransferase-like encodes MAGHDHHHLSMCFCDLIRLLWSLVLPCVYLSLVLTLLLVLVVFGVRTWLQGRRKARRVRDGCPTVAFFHPYCHAGGGGERVLWCALRALQTRYPGVSFVVYTGDQGVSGEQILDGAARRFNITLPRPVTFVFLRHRLLVEAASYPHFTLLGQSMGSMFLGWEALTAFVPDLYVDSMGYAFTLPVFRYLGACKVASYVHYPTVSTDMLSVVRERNPRFNNADFISGNPVLSAVKVVYYCCFALLYGLAGSCSDVIMVNSTWTLGHILALWRSPGRTCVVYPPCDVRAFLDVPLDEDEEEEDGWEELGGGEEEGGGGGGDRKCHSIVSVGQFRPEKDHRLQIRAFRKLLDRKGAGPGGREALRLVLIGGCRNQEDEERVVLLRGLCQELGVAERVSFRLNLPFTEMRRELLDATIGLHTMWNEHFGIVEISPGAKNTASSQRRR; translated from the exons ATGGCAGGACACGACCACCACCACCTGTCGATGTGTTTCTGTGATTTAATAAG GTTGCTCTGGTCGCTGGTTCTGCCGTGTGTGTACCTGAGCCTGGTCCTGACTCTGCTGCTGGTCCTGGTCGTGTTCGGGGTCCGGACATGGCTGCAGGGCCGCCGTAAGGCCCGCCGGGTCCGGGACGGCTGCCCCACGGTGGCCTTCTTCCACCCGTACTGCCACGCAGGGGGAGGCGGGGAGAGGGTGCTGTGGTGCGCGCTGAGGGCGCTGCAGACCag GTACCCCGGCGTCTCCTTCGTGGTTTACACCGGGGACCAGGGAGTGAGCGGGGAGCAGATCCTGGACGGAGCGGCGCGGCGCTTCAACATCACGCTGCCGCGGCCCGTCACCTTCGTCTTCCTGCGGCACCGCCTGCTGGTGGAGGCCGCCTCCTACCCCCACTTCACCCTGCTGGGCCAGAGCATGGGCTCCATGTTCCTGG gctggGAGGCGCTGACGGCCTTCGTACCCGACCTGTACGTCGACTCGATGGGTTACGCCTTCACCCTGCCGGTCTTCCGCTACCTGGGAGCCTGCAAGGTGGCGAGCTACGTCCATTACCCGACCGTCAGCACCGACATGCTGTCAGTGGTGAGGGAGAGGAACCccag gttcAACAACGCCGACTTCATCTCTGGAAACCCGGTGCTGAGTGCGGTCAAGGTGGTTTACTACTGCTGCTTCGCCCTGCTGTACGGCCTGGCCGGCTCCTGCAGCGACGTCATCATGGTGAACTCCACCTGGACGCTGGGTCACATCCTGGCTCTGTGGCGCTCGCCCGGCCGCACCTGCGTCGTCTACCCGCCCTGCGACGTCCGGGCCTTCCTGGACGTCCCGctggacgaggacgaggaggaggaggacgggtgGGAGGAGCTgggaggcggagaggaggagggaggaggaggaggaggagacagaaagtgcCACTCCATCGTGTCGGTGGGTCAGTTCCGGCCGGAGAAGGACCACCGGCTGCAGATCCGGGCGTTTCGCAAGCTGCTGGACAggaagggggcggggcctggCGGGCGGGAGGCGCTGCGGCTCGTGCTGATCGGCGGCTGCAGGAACCAGGAGGACGAGGAGCGCGTGGTGCTGCTGCGCGGGCTCTGCCAGGAGCTGGGCGTCGCCGAGCGCGTCAGCTTCAGACTCAACCTGCCCTTCACCGAGATGAGGAGGGAGCTGCTGGACGCCACCATCGGCCTGCACACCATGTGGAACGAACACTTCGGCAtag ttgaaatatctCCGGGCGCTAAAAACACGGCGAGCTCTCAGCGCCGTCGGTAA